Proteins from a genomic interval of Zingiber officinale cultivar Zhangliang chromosome 2A, Zo_v1.1, whole genome shotgun sequence:
- the LOC122040146 gene encoding uncharacterized protein LOC122040146 → MDSRLLHPSTLSPNPCCFPRPRLSPRPRLLLPRATTDGDATDAGDRQAESAAVPSSPSPPALNIRYRSRSRVRRQEEQQKSAPRKQPPPKKDWESMTPGEKAVELYVGEKGLLFWLNKIAYALIFVIAGGWILFRFIGPALGLYQLDSAPLSPSAIFKASP, encoded by the coding sequence ATGGATTCCAGATTGCTGCATCCTTCAACCCTCTCTCCCAACCCCTGCTGCTTCCCAAGACCCCGCCTTTCCCCTCGCCCTCGCCTTCTCCTTCCCCGAGCAACCACCGACGGGGACGCCACCGACGCCGGCGACAGGCAGGCCGAGAGCGCGGCGGTTCCTTCCTCCCCCTCTCCGCCCGCGCTCAATATCAGGTACCGGTCCCGCTCGCGGGTGCGGCGGCAGGAGGAGCAGCAGAAGAGCGCCCCCCGGAAGCAGCCGCCACCCAAGAAGGATTGGGAGTCGATGACGCCGGGCGAGAAGGCGGTGGAGCTCTACGTGGGGGAGAAGGGCCTCCTCTTCTGGCTCAACAAGATCGCCTACGCCTTGATCTTCGTCATCGCTGGCGGGTGGATCCTCTTCCGCTTCATCGGTCCTGCGCTCGGCCTCTACCAGCTCGACTCCGCTCCTTTGTCCCCTTCCGCCATATTCAAAGCCTCGCCCTAA